The segment CAAAAATGGGGAAGGGCGCCTGCTCCTCCCCCGTATGTTTTGAACACACATCCAACATCCGCCGCATGCGCCCGGGCAACCGTCTCACGAACGCCGTAGCGCCGTCATTTTAAGCGGCCGTTTTTCACCGCCCTCTTACCGTTGGCTTCGCTCTTTTGTCCGCAGCGCCTTTGGAATGTAAACACAATACGGCTCGCTTTCCAAATAGTCGCCCGTTACAGCGTAAGCGCGTGAACGAGAGCCGCCGCACACATATCGGAACTCGCAGACGCCGCATTTTCCTTTATATTTGTCCGGATTGCGCAAGTCTTGGAAAATCGGCGAGTGTCGGTAAATGTCCGCCAGCGGCGTTCCCCTGATGTTCCCGGCTTTGACTGGCAGCAGCCCGCTTGGGTAGACATCGCCGATATGGGAGATAAAAACAAAGCCGTTGCCGTCGTTTACTCCTTTCGGCGCGCGGCCGAGCCCGTCGACTTGTCCGGTCAACCCTTGGTTCAACACATCTTCGTAACGGATGCCGCCTTTTGTCGTTTTTCCTTCGCGTATTTTCGCCTGCAGCACAACGCGGCGGTAATGCTGGCCGGCTGTCGTTTTAATGTCAAACGGGACGCGCTTGCTCGTTTCATACAACCAGCGGAACACCCGCTCATGCTCGATGGGGGAAATCATGTCCTCCTCCTTCCCCCTGCCTGTCGGCACAAGGAAAAAGACGCTCCAAAGGACGCATTTCAGCTTCTCAACCAATTCCGCCATTTCATCAAGCACATGAACGTTGTATCGCGAAATGACGGTGTTGATTTGCACGGGAATGTCGAGCTCATGCAAGTATTGAATCGCACGGATCGTCAAATCAAACGAGCCGCTCACGCCGCGGAAATGGTCGTGAATCTCGGCGTTCGGCCCGTCAAGGCTGAACGCCCAGCGCGACAGACCGACCTCTTTTGCTTTGCGGATCGCCTCTTTCGTCACGTTCGGCGTCGCGCTCGGCGTCATGGACACGCGCAATCCTTTATCGATCGCATATTTCGCTAAATCGTACACATCCGGGCGCATGAGCGGATCGCCGCCCGTAAAGACGAGCATCGGCTGATCCATCTCGTAAATCTCATCGATCAGTTTTTTCCCTTCCTCAAACGTCAATTCGCGCGGATCGCGATGGTATTGCGCTTCGGCGCGGCAATGAAGGCACTTGAGTTGACAAGCTCTCGTCAATTCCCAAATCACAATAAACGGATTTTCATTAAAATCGCGCATTGCGGCCCCCTCCTTGGCCTCCATTGTACCGCAACATTCAGGCGCGTTATGTGATATCGATCACATCCACAGCAAAGCCACAATAGAGGGCGATCGTACCATGGGCGAAGATGACAGCCATCTGAACAGGCGGTATAATATATTGACCCGCCATACGCCCAAAAAGTAAAGCAAGGATGGCTCTTCTGATTGAAAAAAGTGTATGCTGTGTCTGCTTCGGCCACAATTCCCCCTTCACCGGTACTCTTCCTCCGTATTGACATTGCGCCATACGGTTTCATCCGCGGCAAGCTGTTGGGCGTCAACATAGCGGACGCGGGCGCGGTCAAGGAGCGAGATCATCCGACGTTCGCCGGCGTCAAGCAGCTCGGCGATCACGGAGCGAAGCCGACGGTGGTATAAGGCGACCAATGGCTCTGGGCGGCCGCCATGGAGCGGGACGATGGCGTCAAACATCGGATCGATATAGGAAGCAAGCCGCTCTGTCACTTCCCGCCGCATGTACGGCATGTCGCACGGCAAGACGAACACCCAATCCGCTCGGCTCTGTTCCATAACGGTGTAAAGGCCGGCCAGCGGCCCACAGCCGCGGCAGCGCTCGACATCGAGCAGCACCGGGATATCCGTTTGGCGGCGGAATTCATCGACAAGCGACGGGTGGCTGACGATATACAATTCATCCGCGATCGGATCGAGCGCCGCGACCGACCAAGTGAAAAACGGGGCGCCTTCGTGCAGCGCAAACGCCTTCGGCCGCCCGAACCGGCGCGACTGGCCGCCGGCGAGCACCGCTCCGGCAATGGCTCGTTTCATCTCTATCCCCTCTTTCCGAACATCATCTGTCCCTACCGTACCATACGAACCGGCGAAAAAAAAGATTTCCGCCTGTCGACGGAAATCCCTATGGAGCGGATGATTTATTTTTTGCCGATCGCCACCCGCCATACGTCCGGCCCTTCCTCTAAGTACTCCCACGTAAACTGATCCGGACGCTCCATCATGAATTGGTATTGCAGCGGACGCGGGTCATGGTCATTCGTCAGCTCCATTACTTCCCCCGGCTTCAAACTGTCAAACAGCCGAAAAATTGCCGGATGGCGATCCCGCGGCGGATAGTCCGGGGCGTGGATTTTGGCGGCAAATTGGTTCATAACATTGGCCTCCTTTGTAGTATAATGAATTATATACTTTATCATAACCGCTTGAACCTTGGGGGGTAGTGACGAGCGTCACAGCCCGAAGGTGAACATGTTCAATCCCCATGAAAGGAGAAATGGCGGTTGGAAGAGCTTGTTGGCTTTTGCGCGCAATGCGGCAAGCCGATCCATTGTCTGCATGGGTTTTTAAACGGCGTCGTCAGCCGAGAAACAGAGACGTTGTACTGCTTTCCATGCTATGACAAGCAAAAGGAAATGGAACACACCACGCCGGACAAATGCCACAAGTGATTGAAAACGCTCACAAACGAAGGGAGCTGACCCAAAAATCCGCTAAAAAGCGGACTTTTGGAGCCAGCTCTTTCTTTATTAAGTAAGCCGTGTATTGATCATGAATGATTCTGAATCAAACCCTTTTATTTATAAGGAAATTCAATTTTCGTCAAAACAATGCCGCTGCCGGGATTAACATGACCGTACAGGCTAAAACGCACTCCTTTTCCTGGACGGATACAAAGCGACAATGACACAAAACGTTATTTTCAAATTTCTACGAATCATTTATAATATGAATGGGAAACGATGATCCTCGTTTGTTCTGCGCTACAATCCCATCCCTTTCCTCAACCACTTACTCTACACGCTCGTTTCCCCCAATCCTTAAAAGAAAGGAGCGATTCATCATCACCCACTTTTCCATGGCTACTATATAAGAAGGGAGGATTTTCCTTGGAAGCGATATTGAACCAAATTTTGGACAAGCTCCAAATGATCGAACATGAAGTAAGCGATATCAAAACAAACATGGCAACGAAACAGGAACTCGAAGAAGTGAAGCAAAACTTCTCAACAGAGCTTGAGGATATTAAAGCCAACATGGCAACGAAACAAGAACTTGAAGAAGTGAAGCATAGTTTCACAAAAGAGATCGAAGACATCAAAGCCAACATGGCTACCAAGCAAGAGCTTGAAGACATCAAAGCCAACATGGCTACCAAGCAAGAGCTTGAAGACATTAAAGCCAACATGGCTACCAAGCAAGAGCTTGAAGACATCAAAGCCAACATGGCTACCAAGCAAGAGCTTGAAGACATCAAAGCCAACATGGCTACCAAACAGGAACTTGAAGACATCAAAGCCAACATGGCTACCAAACAGGAACTTGAAGACATCAAAGTCAACATGGCTACCAAGCAGGAACTTGAAGACATCAAAGCCAACATGGCTACCAAGCAGGAACTTGAAGACATCAAAGCCAACATGGCTACCAAGCAGGAACTTGAAGACATCAAAGCCAACATGGCTACCAAGCAGGAACTTGAAGACATCAAAGCCAACATGGCTACCAAGCAAGAACTTGAAGACATCAAAGCCAACATGGCTACCAAGCAGGAACTTGAAGACATCAAAGCCAACATGGCTACCAAACAGGAGCTTGAGGACGTAAAGAACAACCTAATGAAAGAATTAGATCATGTCAAAGCCAATATGGTCACAAAGCAAGAATTTGTTTTCCTCCAACAAGCAGTGCTTGAAACAAATGAAATCGTTAAGAAAATAGAACAAAACATGGAAAAGCACGAACGGATTTTAGATCTTCTTTCCAGGCGTTCGATTGAACACGAAGCGGCAATTTCCAGCATTCGTCTTATAAAGACAACATGAGCAAGGAGGAAGCATCTCTCCTTGCCTTTCTGAGGTGCGGCCGCCTTTATAGTAAAGGAAGAAACATCTCCATCGGAATGCGTTCGACCATTTCGTAAACTACATGAGCCATATGATCCAGTGGAATGATATCGCCTGGCAACGTGAGATGATTCATGGTACACTCTTCAAAAATATGATGATGTTTCATAAACGAATCGCTCCTTTTTCGGTGATAGTGGTTTATGGTAACTCTATTCTGCCAGAAAACGAACGATTCTCTTCTATATTTCGTGTAAAAACGGGCTAATCCCAAAACGCATTCGCGTTTTGGGTCAGCCCGTTTTTGTTATTCTTCCTCCGCCAAATTCGCCACCGACAGCTCTTCCCCTTCGCCGTGCGTTGGTTTGCGCAAATGGAACATCGCTTTGATGGCAAAGACAAGCAAGGCGGCGACGCCGATCAAAAAGATCGTATCCGGAACAAAGCGGACAAGCAGCAAGTTTTGGACGATATCTTGTTGTAAGAACGAAGGTGAACGCGACGCCCAATAGCCGTGTTCAAACGCTTCTTTGATTTGCAGCACCCCAACCGGGAGAAGCGTGATGAGAACCATGCCAGCCAGGCCGATGTTCAGCATCCAGCAAGAGAATTTCAGCCA is part of the [Flavobacterium] thermophilum genome and harbors:
- the moaA_2 gene encoding Molybdenum cofactor biosynthesis protein A yields the protein MRDFNENPFIVIWELTRACQLKCLHCRAEAQYHRDPRELTFEEGKKLIDEIYEMDQPMLVFTGGDPLMRPDVYDLAKYAIDKGLRVSMTPSATPNVTKEAIRKAKEVGLSRWAFSLDGPNAEIHDHFRGVSGSFDLTIRAIQYLHELDIPVQINTVISRYNVHVLDEMAELVEKLKCVLWSVFFLVPTGRGKEEDMISPIEHERVFRWLYETSKRVPFDIKTTAGQHYRRVVLQAKIREGKTTKGGIRYEDVLNQGLTGQVDGLGRAPKGVNDGNGFVFISHIGDVYPSGLLPVKAGNIRGTPLADIYRHSPIFQDLRNPDKYKGKCGVCEFRYVCGGSRSRAYAVTGDYLESEPYCVYIPKALRTKERSQR
- the mobA_1 gene encoding Probable molybdopterin-guanine dinucleotide biosynthesis protein A, producing MKRAIAGAVLAGGQSRRFGRPKAFALHEGAPFFTWSVAALDPIADELYIVSHPSLVDEFRRQTDIPVLLDVERCRGCGPLAGLYTVMEQSRADWVFVLPCDMPYMRREVTERLASYIDPMFDAIVPLHGGRPEPLVALYHRRLRSVIAELLDAGERRMISLLDRARVRYVDAQQLAADETVWRNVNTEEEYR
- a CDS encoding Uncharacterized conserved protein (DUF2249), with the protein product MNQFAAKIHAPDYPPRDRHPAIFRLFDSLKPGEVMELTNDHDPRPLQYQFMMERPDQFTWEYLEEGPDVWRVAIGKK
- a CDS encoding Protein of uncharacterised function (DUF3782), giving the protein MEAILNQILDKLQMIEHEVSDIKTNMATKQELEEVKQNFSTELEDIKANMATKQELEEVKHSFTKEIEDIKANMATKQELEDIKANMATKQELEDIKANMATKQELEDIKANMATKQELEDIKANMATKQELEDIKANMATKQELEDIKVNMATKQELEDIKANMATKQELEDIKANMATKQELEDIKANMATKQELEDIKANMATKQELEDIKANMATKQELEDIKANMATKQELEDVKNNLMKELDHVKANMVTKQEFVFLQQAVLETNEIVKKIEQNMEKHERILDLLSRRSIEHEAAISSIRLIKTT